One Succinivibrio dextrinosolvens DNA window includes the following coding sequences:
- a CDS encoding efflux RND transporter periplasmic adaptor subunit: MKRYIVCALFFASVFSFGCRDYQNNKNSGTNEIEVKVVSLEKKDVSLVAHLNGSVRAYESADIRPQISGIIRDQLFSGGETVKKGQPLYQIDDRPFKNRYNYTEAEYQKYCAKFNLVKIKLDRYRNLQKTNSVSNQELENVKSEYAEALAQQKISLANFEDAKLNLEYTRVLSPIDGIVGKSNVTKGALVTQNQNELLTSVVDISKVYVDLQQSADAFRKWQLKLKNGELHMPHDGFKVKVSLSDDNRYVKEGTFKFHEVVVNEDSGNLTLRAIFNNEDHILLPGMTVSAVIDYGVAKSSLSIPESAIIREPKGTTFVFVVKDGAAIRQQVDLTPSVNGYYLVKSGLLEGDKVVVSGKKLLKNGIKVKVASGE; the protein is encoded by the coding sequence GTGAAAAGATATATAGTATGTGCTTTGTTTTTTGCTTCTGTATTCAGCTTTGGCTGCAGAGATTATCAGAATAATAAAAACAGTGGCACAAATGAAATTGAGGTTAAGGTTGTAAGCCTCGAAAAAAAAGATGTGTCTCTCGTTGCCCATCTGAACGGTAGCGTGAGAGCTTATGAAAGTGCTGACATCAGACCTCAGATCAGTGGAATTATACGAGATCAGCTTTTCTCCGGAGGAGAGACTGTAAAAAAAGGGCAACCCCTATATCAGATTGATGACCGTCCTTTTAAAAATCGATATAACTACACTGAGGCAGAATATCAGAAATACTGTGCCAAGTTCAATCTGGTTAAAATCAAGCTTGACAGATATAGAAATCTTCAGAAAACCAACTCGGTAAGTAATCAGGAGTTGGAAAATGTAAAATCAGAATACGCTGAAGCACTTGCTCAGCAGAAAATTTCTCTTGCAAATTTTGAAGATGCAAAGCTTAATCTTGAATATACAAGAGTCCTCTCTCCTATAGATGGTATCGTAGGCAAATCAAATGTTACCAAGGGGGCCCTGGTAACTCAGAACCAGAATGAGCTTCTAACTTCTGTAGTAGATATTTCAAAGGTATATGTAGATCTTCAGCAGAGTGCTGATGCCTTTAGAAAATGGCAGCTTAAACTAAAAAATGGCGAACTTCACATGCCTCATGATGGTTTTAAGGTGAAGGTTTCTCTTTCAGATGATAATCGATACGTAAAAGAAGGCACTTTTAAGTTCCATGAGGTTGTTGTCAATGAAGATTCTGGAAACCTGACTCTTAGAGCCATTTTTAATAATGAAGATCATATACTTTTACCGGGGATGACGGTGAGTGCTGTAATTGACTATGGTGTAGCCAAGTCTTCACTGAGTATTCCGGAAAGTGCCATTATAAGAGAACCAAAGGGAACGACTTTTGTATTTGTGGTAAAGGATGGTGCAGCTATAAGACAGCAGGTTGATTTGACCCCGTCTGTAAATGGTTATTATCTGGTAAAGTCAGGTCTTCTCGAAGGCGATAAGGTGGTTGTCAGCGGAAAGAAACTGCTAAAAAATGGAATCAAGGTAAAGGTTGCATCTGGAGAGTAG
- a CDS encoding efflux RND transporter permease subunit, protein MLSRFFIYRPVLATVVAFITILMGFLCVPNLEIARFPNIAPPSVRLTLRYNGASAITIENSVVQVVEQQMSGLDGLLYFSSRSTSEGDANISFSFDPSVDPDVAQMQIQNRLQNIMSRLPQAVQDNGVSVRKVSEDTLQRIAFYCVDGSMSQEDISDFVVSVLQDQLSRINGVGSVSVFGSAFAVRIWLNLDKMASYKLNPQDVVNALSSQNRQISSGQLGSLPNDYDEPINITIKSREMLSSIEDFEKVVLKSYENGATVFLKDVARIEFGREIYTFSGNYNGYPVTAVSIDLTDGANAVETAQRIEDFLESVRHNLPEGLKYAIPYDTVPFVTASLHEVLKTLAEALFLVALVILLFLRDIRATLIVCLTIPIVISATFSVLYLLGYSINTLTLFGIVLSIGLLVDDAIVVVENINRLMIEQGLSPKDAALKSMSEISSALFGVGLVIAAVFIPMGFFSGATGKIYRQFSVTIVSAMLFSIAVALIITPSWCAKYLKKPVQRDFQASLPLNKLDLGVRLLEKGREKFLVYVAYLLKHLRLCFLVSVVFAVLSVGLVKVIPSSFLPTEDQGILFANITMPAGASQKQTKAVANEVQSYFEENEKDNIDGVMASLGFSGGGSRGQSVASVFVKLKKWDDRPGAYNTAMAIKDRAYAHFKNHDSARINIVLPSGVRGMGPSAGFSIQVQNIMGIDRDTFVKDINEIVATANESGVITNVRSDSMPDSPQLIMSFNDSMAISHHLSPEVINNNISVAWAGKYVNDFLDRGRIKRVYVQADAKYRTSLSDLFKMNLVNSQEQLVPLNSVAKARFDYGPVQSQRFNGISSIPISGDPVSGISSGQAMDMIAKIVSEHPNNYAYAWQGQSFQEKLLGAQSSKLFFLSALIVFLILAALYESWTIPVSVIFIIPFGIFGALVFVFMRSLVNDVYLQIGLLTSGALACKNAILLIEYAHKFNLRGLSLMKSAQKAAFIRFRPIVMTSVAFLLGVFPLMFATGAGAASQISIGTAIVGGTFFSTFIGVSFIPGFFVMVSCVFLFRKRFFEK, encoded by the coding sequence ATGTTAAGTCGTTTTTTTATCTATCGTCCAGTGCTTGCAACCGTTGTTGCTTTTATTACCATTCTGATGGGATTTCTGTGTGTACCTAATCTTGAGATTGCACGTTTTCCAAATATTGCTCCTCCCTCTGTAAGACTAACCCTAAGATACAATGGAGCTTCGGCTATAACCATTGAAAACTCGGTGGTTCAGGTTGTTGAACAGCAGATGTCCGGCCTGGATGGGCTTCTGTATTTCTCCTCTCGATCAACTTCCGAGGGTGACGCTAACATCAGCTTCAGCTTTGATCCTTCAGTTGATCCTGATGTTGCTCAGATGCAGATTCAGAACCGACTGCAGAATATTATGAGCCGACTTCCCCAGGCTGTTCAGGATAATGGAGTTTCGGTTAGAAAGGTTTCAGAGGATACACTTCAGCGAATTGCTTTTTACTGTGTTGACGGTTCTATGTCTCAGGAAGACATCTCTGATTTTGTGGTATCCGTGCTTCAGGATCAGTTAAGCCGTATTAACGGAGTAGGCAGTGTTTCTGTATTTGGTTCTGCTTTTGCTGTTAGAATCTGGCTTAATTTGGATAAGATGGCCTCCTACAAGCTAAATCCTCAGGATGTGGTTAATGCCTTGAGTTCTCAAAACCGACAGATTTCTTCCGGTCAGCTTGGATCTTTGCCTAATGATTATGATGAACCTATAAATATCACCATCAAATCTCGTGAAATGCTCAGTTCTATTGAGGATTTTGAAAAGGTTGTCTTAAAGTCTTATGAGAATGGCGCTACCGTATTCTTAAAGGATGTTGCTAGAATTGAGTTCGGTAGAGAGATCTATACCTTTTCTGGAAACTATAACGGTTACCCAGTAACTGCTGTTTCAATCGATCTTACTGATGGTGCTAATGCAGTCGAGACAGCTCAGAGAATTGAAGATTTTCTGGAAAGCGTAAGACATAATCTTCCTGAAGGTCTTAAATATGCCATCCCTTATGACACAGTCCCTTTTGTAACAGCCTCCCTGCATGAAGTATTAAAAACTCTGGCTGAAGCTTTGTTTCTGGTTGCTTTAGTGATTCTGCTTTTTTTAAGAGATATAAGGGCAACCCTTATAGTCTGTCTGACAATTCCTATTGTTATCAGTGCTACATTCAGTGTACTTTATCTTTTAGGATACTCGATCAATACTCTTACCTTGTTTGGTATTGTACTTTCAATAGGTCTGCTAGTAGATGATGCTATTGTAGTTGTGGAGAACATCAACCGTCTTATGATTGAGCAGGGACTTTCCCCAAAGGATGCCGCATTGAAATCCATGTCTGAAATTTCTTCGGCTCTTTTTGGTGTTGGCCTTGTAATTGCCGCAGTCTTTATTCCAATGGGCTTTTTCTCCGGTGCTACAGGAAAAATCTATCGACAGTTTTCTGTAACCATTGTCAGTGCAATGCTGTTTTCAATCGCTGTGGCCTTAATTATTACTCCATCATGGTGTGCAAAATATCTTAAAAAACCGGTTCAACGGGATTTCCAAGCTTCGTTACCTTTAAATAAACTTGATTTGGGAGTAAGACTTCTAGAGAAGGGCCGAGAAAAGTTTCTTGTCTATGTTGCTTATCTTTTGAAACATCTTAGACTATGTTTTCTGGTATCAGTAGTCTTTGCTGTACTGAGTGTTGGTCTTGTAAAGGTTATTCCATCATCATTCCTACCGACAGAGGATCAGGGAATACTTTTTGCAAATATTACTATGCCGGCAGGTGCTTCTCAGAAACAGACAAAAGCTGTTGCTAATGAGGTTCAGAGCTATTTTGAGGAGAATGAAAAGGATAATATTGACGGTGTGATGGCTTCGCTTGGCTTCAGTGGAGGCGGTTCACGAGGTCAGTCTGTGGCTTCGGTTTTCGTAAAGCTAAAAAAATGGGATGACAGACCAGGGGCATACAATACCGCCATGGCTATCAAGGACAGAGCATATGCTCATTTTAAAAATCATGATTCTGCAAGAATAAATATTGTTCTTCCAAGTGGAGTCCGAGGCATGGGGCCTTCAGCTGGATTCAGTATTCAGGTTCAGAATATCATGGGGATTGACAGAGACACTTTTGTAAAAGATATAAATGAAATTGTGGCTACTGCTAATGAGAGTGGGGTTATTACAAATGTTCGCTCGGATTCAATGCCGGATTCTCCTCAGCTTATTATGTCTTTTAATGACAGTATGGCTATTTCTCATCATCTTTCTCCTGAAGTAATAAATAACAATATTTCTGTTGCCTGGGCTGGTAAGTATGTCAACGACTTTCTAGATAGAGGCCGTATTAAGAGAGTTTATGTACAGGCTGATGCAAAGTATCGAACTTCTCTGTCAGATCTATTCAAGATGAATCTTGTCAATTCTCAGGAGCAGCTGGTTCCTCTGAATAGTGTGGCAAAGGCAAGATTTGACTACGGACCTGTACAGAGTCAGCGCTTTAATGGTATATCTTCAATTCCTATTTCAGGTGATCCTGTCAGTGGAATTAGTTCTGGACAGGCTATGGATATGATTGCAAAAATCGTATCGGAGCATCCTAATAATTACGCCTATGCCTGGCAGGGGCAGTCTTTTCAGGAGAAACTTTTAGGAGCTCAGTCTTCAAAGCTGTTCTTTCTTTCTGCTCTGATAGTATTCCTTATCCTTGCTGCCCTATATGAGAGCTGGACCATTCCTGTATCAGTGATTTTCATTATTCCTTTCGGTATTTTTGGGGCTCTCGTTTTTGTATTTATGAGATCTCTTGTAAATGATGTATATCTTCAGATAGGTCTTTTAACGTCAGGTGCTCTTGCCTGTAAGAATGCAATTCTGTTAATTGAGTATGCTCATAAATTCAATTTAAGAGGTCTGTCTCTTATGAAGAGCGCGCAAAAAGCCGCATTTATTCGTTTCAGACCGATTGTTATGACCTCCGTAGCTTTTCTTTTAGGTGTATTTCCGCTTATGTTTGCAACAGGTGCAGGTGCTGCCAGTCAGATTTCTATCGGAACCGCAATTGTTGGTGGAACATTTTTCTCAACCTTTATAGGTGTGTCATTTATACCTGGTTTTTTCGTGATGGTGTCATGTGTTTTCTTATTCAGAAAAAGATTTTTTGAAAAATAA
- a CDS encoding nitroreductase family protein: protein MDAIENILSRKSVREFSNKEISEQDLKTILTAGMSGPSALNMRPYDFIVIRKKDLMEQIYDENGIYYAPLKQANVGVIVCGDIDKAYLAKDGYWIIDSTIAAQNIILAANALGIGSVWLGAYPEKQKYLALQKLFSLSNHVIPVAVIALGYPLDDKREIRDLYEEEKIHKDKW, encoded by the coding sequence ATGGATGCTATTGAAAATATTCTGTCCAGAAAGAGTGTAAGAGAATTCTCTAACAAGGAGATCTCTGAGCAGGATCTGAAAACTATTCTGACTGCAGGTATGAGCGGACCCAGTGCTCTCAATATGAGACCATATGACTTTATCGTAATCAGAAAAAAAGATCTGATGGAGCAGATATACGATGAAAACGGTATTTACTACGCACCTCTTAAACAGGCTAATGTTGGAGTTATAGTCTGCGGTGACATTGATAAGGCATACTTGGCTAAAGATGGTTACTGGATTATTGACAGCACAATTGCGGCACAGAATATTATTTTGGCAGCCAATGCTTTGGGCATCGGAAGTGTATGGCTTGGAGCTTATCCGGAGAAACAAAAGTATTTAGCTCTTCAGAAATTATTTTCTCTGTCCAATCATGTTATACCGGTGGCTGTTATAGCTTTGGGCTATCCTCTTGATGATAAAAGGGAAATTCGAGACCTTTACGAGGAAGAAAAGATTCATAAGGATAAATGGTAA
- a CDS encoding flavodoxin → MFEGKLIKLLIAILFAIVSFSMISAHSEAANVSSAVVVFSPNSHTKEVGKMIANSKEAPLFEIVPKQPYSADDLNYRLENCRATLESTDPKSRPEIANDLRIVQKYDVIYLGSPVWFRKPPKIILTFLDKYNLQGKKIYVFVTSGGSPVYNYLEELRSLYPSLNFVEGRRFRPDEIQSNVDNWLDSLK, encoded by the coding sequence ATGTTTGAAGGAAAACTCATAAAACTACTTATAGCAATTCTTTTTGCTATAGTATCATTTTCTATGATAAGTGCACATTCAGAGGCTGCTAATGTATCTTCTGCTGTAGTAGTTTTTTCTCCAAATTCTCATACCAAGGAAGTTGGTAAAATGATTGCCAACTCGAAAGAAGCCCCTCTTTTTGAGATTGTTCCTAAACAGCCTTATTCTGCCGATGACCTTAATTACAGACTGGAAAACTGCAGAGCAACTTTAGAGTCAACCGATCCTAAATCAAGACCAGAGATAGCCAACGATTTAAGAATTGTTCAAAAGTACGATGTGATCTATTTGGGGTCTCCTGTATGGTTTAGAAAACCTCCTAAGATAATTTTAACTTTTCTCGACAAATATAATTTACAAGGAAAGAAAATCTATGTGTTTGTAACTTCTGGAGGGTCTCCTGTATACAATTACCTAGAGGAACTTCGATCTCTTTATCCTTCACTGAATTTTGTTGAAGGTCGTCGTTTCCGTCCGGATGAGATTCAGTCAAATGTTGATAATTGGCTGGATAGTCTGAAATAA
- a CDS encoding histidine-type phosphatase: MKIKSMAFALCASMIALSSSVYASRPADFGNKYQLEEMVVLSRHNIRSPLSGNGSALGNVTPHKWFNWTSGPSELSLRGGQLETMMGQYFCKRLVAEGLMTENYIPAEGEMRFYANSMQRTIATAQYFSSGMLPVANVTIEHKFAPSKMDPVFNPQLTFISNEFMYQAMKEIGHMGGDAGLQGIGKNMSAQYRTIEKALDLKDSPVAKTDGLTKFRDDDLQIILEINKEPAMKGSLKLANSASDAFILQYYEEKDPVKAGFGHKLTQKEWELIASIKDIYGDVLFTAPSVAVNVAHPLLKVMSEELGLNNRKFTFLCGHDSNIASVLAALEVEEYSLPNSIEKKTPIGSKLVLEKFKAKDGKEYVGLSIVYQSTSQLRDRTALTLDTPPECFPIKLKGLKANSDGLYLLEDVQNRFKKAIDAYDDLPKDQEVKKAA; the protein is encoded by the coding sequence ATGAAGATTAAATCAATGGCTTTTGCCTTATGTGCATCTATGATTGCATTATCAAGTTCCGTATATGCATCAAGACCTGCTGATTTTGGCAACAAATACCAGCTCGAAGAAATGGTAGTTTTAAGCCGTCACAATATTCGTTCACCTCTTTCAGGTAACGGTTCTGCCTTAGGAAACGTTACACCTCATAAATGGTTCAATTGGACATCCGGTCCAAGTGAGTTATCTCTTCGCGGAGGTCAGCTTGAGACTATGATGGGACAGTATTTCTGCAAGAGACTTGTTGCAGAAGGTCTGATGACAGAAAACTATATTCCAGCAGAAGGCGAAATGCGTTTCTATGCAAACTCAATGCAGCGTACCATTGCTACAGCACAGTATTTCTCTTCAGGTATGCTTCCTGTCGCTAACGTAACCATTGAACACAAGTTTGCTCCATCAAAGATGGATCCTGTATTTAATCCTCAGTTAACCTTCATTTCTAATGAATTCATGTACCAGGCCATGAAGGAAATAGGACACATGGGTGGTGATGCTGGTCTTCAGGGTATTGGCAAGAATATGTCTGCTCAGTACAGAACTATAGAGAAGGCTTTGGATTTAAAAGATTCTCCTGTTGCTAAGACAGATGGTTTAACCAAGTTTAGAGATGATGATCTGCAGATTATTCTTGAGATTAACAAGGAACCTGCAATGAAGGGCTCTTTAAAACTGGCAAATTCTGCATCAGATGCGTTTATTCTCCAGTATTACGAAGAAAAAGATCCTGTTAAAGCTGGATTCGGTCATAAGTTAACCCAAAAAGAGTGGGAGCTTATTGCTTCAATCAAGGATATCTACGGAGATGTTCTTTTCACTGCACCTTCTGTTGCAGTTAATGTAGCACATCCACTTCTAAAGGTTATGAGTGAAGAGCTTGGATTAAATAACCGTAAATTTACCTTCCTATGCGGACATGATTCAAATATTGCCAGTGTTCTTGCTGCTCTGGAAGTTGAAGAGTATTCACTTCCAAACAGCATTGAGAAAAAAACACCTATCGGATCGAAGCTTGTTCTAGAGAAATTTAAGGCTAAGGACGGCAAGGAATATGTTGGTTTAAGCATTGTTTATCAGAGCACTTCCCAGTTACGTGATCGTACCGCTTTAACTTTAGATACTCCTCCAGAGTGTTTCCCAATCAAGTTAAAAGGCTTAAAGGCTAACAGCGATGGTCTATATCTGTTAGAGGATGTTCAGAATAGATTTAAGAAAGCAATCGATGCTTACGATGATCTGCCAAAAGATCAGGAAGTAAAAAAAGCAGCTTAA
- a CDS encoding substrate-binding periplasmic protein, whose product MLKRTLVLCFTMILILIMISAVSVIIARQKVIRVGVDGFSAPFSITNSFGDLSGYDVDIIKAIAKKLDYKIEFKIIAFTGLENNLNNRLVDVVLAPMDSNTPENQSRNIIYSKPYFFNYLTMMKIKGKEIKLNAEGDFEKNSMLCIPNKPFILNFVRTHYINTILKIYNGSNLAIDALYENECDVIIDTKSSNEYYRTKHNLNKLEIKPIYSDDAYNHTYKIAMSIHRPDLFEQINKGLEHLIQTGEINKIHQKWFSSDYCKQ is encoded by the coding sequence GTGCTAAAAAGAACACTTGTGCTCTGCTTTACAATGATTTTAATCTTAATCATGATTTCTGCTGTGTCTGTTATTATTGCCAGACAGAAAGTAATACGTGTAGGAGTGGACGGATTCAGTGCACCTTTCAGTATAACAAACAGTTTTGGAGATCTGAGCGGTTATGATGTAGATATAATAAAAGCTATAGCCAAAAAGCTGGATTACAAAATTGAATTCAAAATCATTGCCTTTACAGGTTTAGAAAACAATCTGAATAACCGTCTTGTAGATGTTGTTTTGGCACCTATGGATAGTAACACCCCAGAGAACCAGAGTAGAAATATTATTTACTCCAAGCCTTATTTCTTTAATTATCTTACGATGATGAAAATAAAGGGTAAAGAGATAAAACTTAACGCAGAAGGAGATTTTGAGAAAAATTCAATGCTATGTATACCAAACAAACCTTTTATTCTAAACTTCGTTAGAACTCATTATATAAATACAATCTTAAAGATATATAACGGCTCAAATCTGGCGATTGACGCTCTTTATGAAAACGAATGCGATGTAATAATAGATACGAAATCAAGCAATGAATATTACCGTACAAAACATAACCTAAATAAGCTTGAGATAAAACCTATCTATAGTGATGACGCCTATAATCACACTTATAAAATAGCAATGAGTATACATAGACCAGATCTGTTTGAACAGATAAACAAAGGACTAGAACACTTAATTCAGACAGGTGAAATTAATAAAATACACCAAAAATGGTTCTCTTCTGATTACTGTAAACAATAG
- a CDS encoding basic amino acid ABC transporter substrate-binding protein, translating to MINALKKIVFAACIGVMSFSSVAAPESATQKKVLNVGCEGAFAPFTYINDEGNITGFDIDLIKELGEHLGYDVKINVMQFDGLIPSLMVGNIDLIISGFTITDERAKKVDFSDPYYLCGMSYVINKKNLNKYDSYEKLNGQTLCTQLAATGTNFAQKYLPKSHLKIFNAPPETYIELGNDSCVAAVHDKPVNDFFLARDVSGKFTSVEITQHINKEYYGIAVQKGNTKLLNEINKGLKEIESNGVFEKVSKHWFGYNILESLKEE from the coding sequence ATGATCAATGCTCTTAAGAAAATCGTTTTTGCAGCTTGTATCGGCGTTATGTCCTTTTCAAGTGTTGCAGCACCTGAATCAGCTACTCAGAAAAAAGTATTAAATGTCGGTTGTGAGGGTGCATTTGCTCCTTTCACTTATATAAACGATGAAGGTAATATCACAGGATTTGATATTGACCTGATAAAAGAGCTTGGTGAACACTTAGGTTATGATGTCAAAATCAATGTAATGCAGTTTGACGGCCTGATTCCATCCCTAATGGTTGGCAACATCGACCTGATTATTTCAGGTTTCACCATTACAGATGAAAGAGCCAAAAAGGTAGACTTCTCTGATCCATATTATCTCTGCGGTATGAGTTATGTTATCAATAAGAAGAATCTAAATAAATACGACTCTTATGAAAAGCTCAACGGACAAACTCTATGCACTCAGCTAGCAGCAACCGGAACTAACTTTGCTCAGAAGTACCTGCCAAAGTCACACTTAAAGATATTCAATGCTCCACCAGAGACTTATATTGAATTAGGTAATGACAGCTGTGTAGCTGCAGTTCATGATAAGCCAGTAAATGATTTCTTCCTGGCAAGAGATGTTTCCGGTAAATTCACTTCTGTTGAAATTACTCAGCATATTAACAAAGAATACTATGGTATTGCTGTGCAGAAAGGTAACACCAAGCTTCTTAATGAAATTAACAAGGGCTTAAAGGAGATCGAGAGTAATGGAGTTTTCGAGAAAGTAAGTAAACACTGGTTCGGATACAATATTCTTGAATCTCTGAAAGAAGAGTAA
- a CDS encoding RNA-guided endonuclease InsQ/TnpB family protein: protein MTDTNLAKLAFKFKLEPNGEQRRFFSRTAGCTRFVYNHLLFKCREDFREYLEEIDSRQSNGEALNRDEAKKLSFRPLCYKCITGLNYLLPDLRKEYPFLQECPAQALQQKAQDLMRAYHRFFDGKGGLPRFKKKALHNSFRFPQGFELDEDRKKIWLPKIGWVKYRKSRNIFGKPKNVTVSLNHGDWYISVQTEFELNPLIQELNLNTAVGIDMGVVRFATLSDENYIPSLKDRLNPVYEKIEKLQRRLSRKKKDSKRYIKLRIKLSKLHKKLTDIRYDYLQKESTRLVKNHDIICVEDLKVKNMTKSAKGTIEEPGRNVKQKSGLNREILKESWSMFFKQLEYKLKLKGGIFVQIPAKNTSRACHVCGYVDKENRKTQAEFKCIHCGHTENADVNAAKNIKRAGLAKIARQVNCNSSQQREAIEA, encoded by the coding sequence ATGACAGATACAAATCTAGCAAAACTTGCTTTTAAATTTAAGCTTGAGCCTAATGGAGAACAGCGTCGTTTTTTCAGCAGGACAGCAGGTTGTACCAGATTTGTATATAACCATTTACTCTTTAAATGCAGGGAAGACTTCAGAGAATATCTTGAGGAAATAGATTCCAGACAGAGTAATGGTGAAGCCTTAAACAGGGATGAAGCCAAGAAGCTTAGTTTCAGACCTTTGTGCTATAAATGTATTACAGGATTAAACTATCTGCTTCCTGATTTAAGGAAAGAATATCCTTTTTTACAGGAATGTCCTGCTCAGGCTTTACAGCAGAAAGCTCAGGATTTGATGAGGGCCTACCATAGATTCTTCGATGGAAAAGGTGGTTTACCAAGATTCAAAAAGAAGGCTCTTCATAACAGCTTCAGATTTCCTCAGGGCTTTGAACTTGATGAAGACAGAAAGAAGATATGGCTACCCAAGATTGGCTGGGTTAAGTACCGTAAATCCAGAAACATCTTCGGTAAACCAAAGAATGTAACAGTTTCACTGAACCATGGAGACTGGTATATCTCTGTTCAGACAGAGTTTGAATTAAATCCTCTGATCCAGGAACTTAATTTAAATACAGCTGTAGGTATTGATATGGGAGTGGTCAGATTTGCCACCTTATCAGATGAAAACTACATACCGTCATTAAAAGACAGGCTGAATCCTGTTTATGAAAAGATAGAAAAACTGCAGAGGAGATTAAGCAGAAAGAAAAAAGATTCAAAAAGATACATTAAACTCAGAATAAAACTCTCTAAGCTTCATAAGAAACTTACTGATATCAGATATGATTATCTTCAGAAAGAGTCTACACGCCTAGTCAAAAACCACGACATTATATGTGTAGAAGACCTGAAGGTTAAGAATATGACCAAATCAGCTAAGGGAACTATTGAAGAACCTGGCAGAAACGTAAAACAGAAGTCAGGCTTAAACAGAGAGATTTTAAAAGAGTCATGGTCTATGTTCTTTAAACAGCTTGAGTACAAACTTAAGCTTAAGGGAGGCATCTTCGTACAGATTCCTGCTAAGAACACCAGCAGAGCCTGTCATGTATGCGGCTATGTTGATAAGGAGAACCGAAAGACTCAGGCTGAGTTTAAATGTATCCACTGCGGTCACACTGAAAACGCAGATGTGAACGCAGCTAAAAATATAAAAAGGGCAGGTCTTGCCAAGATCGCTCGCCAAGTGAACTGTAATAGCAGTCAGCAACGAGAAGCCATAGAGGCCTAG